The following nucleotide sequence is from Borreliella spielmanii.
CAACAGATAGGGATTTTTTTAATAAAAAGTTAGATGATATTTATATTATGGATCTTGGAAATGGATCTGCTTTAGGGTTGGGTATTTCTATTGCGTTATCTCATTTAAAGCATTCTGAAGCTCTTAAAAGATCAATAGTAGTTTTAACAGATGGGGTTGTTAATTCAGATGAGATTTATAAAGATCAAGTGATTAATCTTGCTCAGGGTTTAAATGTTAAGATTTATTCTATTGGTATTGGAAGTTCTGAGGAATTTGGTGTTGAGTTTAAATTAAGATCTGGTAAATTTTATCAAGGAAGTCTAAGAGAGGTTTATGATCCTAGTATGCTTGTTGAGATTTCAAATAAAACAGGGGGACTTTTTTATTCGGTTAATGATGATTTTTCTTTTCAATTTGCAATTCAAGATTTTTCAAAAAAGGAAAATTTGGAGAGAAAAATTAAAATAGCTGTAGACAATAAAGATATTTATAAAGAATTTTTAATTTTAGCGTTTTGTTTATTGCTTATTTATTTTATTTTTTCAAAAATTTTCTTAAAAGAGATATTATGAGTATAAATAATTACAGTGCTTTATACTTTTTTTTAATTTTAATTTGGATTGTTTTTGTGTGTATGCTTGATTTTAGACGAAATATTCCGTTTTTTAAAACACTAAGCTTTATGTATGGAGACAAATCTTATATTCAAAATTACTACATTAAAAAAGTTCTCATGATAATGTTTTTTATTTTTAGCTTGATTTTTTTAATTTTATCCATCTTGGATATTTCTTGGGGACAAAGAGCTGTTGAGGATGAGAGAAGTAAATTAAGAATTTCTTTTATTTTTGATATTTCTCGTAGTATGTTAAGTGTAGATGAAGGTAAAATTATCAATAGGCTTGAGAGTGCTAAAAATATGATTAGTTTAATCTTAAGCAATTTTGAGAATGCAGAATATTCTCTTACCATTTTTAAAGGCAAGTCTTTGTTAGTTTTACCTTTTTCTAAGGATAAAAACAGTTTAAACAAAATGTTAAATTATATAGAGCCTGATTTAATAAGCTCTCCTGGGAGCTTTTTAGGAGATGCTGTTTTTAGTGTAATCTCTAGTGTACAGGATGACTCTTATTATAATTTTTTAGTTATTTTAACAGATGGTGATGATTGGGGAGAAAATAATTATTATAGGTTTTCTAAATTTGTCAATAATTTAAAGTTGGAAAGTTTTGTAGTTGGGATTGGAGGGAATAATCCCGTTTTATTTAATCAAAACTCAAGTATTAAAGATAAAAATGGCAATCTTGTTAAAACCGTGATAAATGAAGAAAATTTACTTCTTCTTGCCGCTTCTCTTAAAGGATCATATTATAACTTGTATTTAAAAGGGATTAACTTTGTTGTCAATGATATAAGAAATGGTATAATAAGAAAAACGTCAAATGATATTGTACTTGTTGATGTATCAAGGTATAAAATTTTTTTGGTTATTTCATTGTTGTTTATTTTTATGTATTTATTTGTCAGGATGATAAAGTGGGACGAAACTTTTTAGCAGTTTTATATGCTTGCTTTTTGTGTTTAGGTTTTTTGTCTTGTTCAAATGTTAAGTCCATGTCTTTAATGGCTATTGGCAATTATGAATATGTTAGAGGAAATTATCAAAATGCAATTTCAAATTATTACAATCTTGTAGAGGATAAAAAATATTCTGCTTGGGGATATTACAATCTTGGTATTGTATACTATTCTTTAGGCGAGTACGAAAGTTCTCTTAGAATATTCTCTTATGCAAAGAAAACCAATGATATTTTTTTAAATTTTAGTGTAAATTATAATGAAGGGATAATATACTATAATCAAGGCCTCTATCATAAGGCCGAGATGGCTTTTAAGGAGGCTTTAAAAATTAATCCTAACAGTTATAATGCTAAATATAATCTTGAACTTGCAATAATAAAAAAACGAACAGTGCGCGATAGTTTGAATTCTTTAAGCGTAGAAAAAAGTAAAAATTTTGTTGAAAGCAATGAAAATTTTTTAAGGTATATTGAAAATCTTGAGAGGGTTGTATGGTTGAGAAAAATAGACGAGAGCCTAGTTATTCCAAAAGAAGATTGGTAATATTTTTTATTTATTTTTTTTCAATCGCAAGACTTTATTCGCTTACGGGTATTGATTTTGTTAAAAATATTAAGGTTTTAAGGGGCGATAAATTTATTCAGATTGTAAGGCTTAATAATCCTTTGCAAGATATTGATGTAAGTTTGCTAAAAGTTGAGATAAATAAAGAGGTTCAATCCAATTCTAATATTTTGTCAATATCTAGGACAACCGATAATAATTTTTCTTTTATTGAAATTAAAGTTGAATATCTTTTTGAGAGTCTAGGATTTATTAAAATTCCCCCATTAAAAGTAATTTATAAAGGTGATTTTTATTTATCCTCAGAGGTTGAAGTTAGTGTGCTAAGATCTGATGAGATGAATTCTTTTGGTCTACCAGTTGATTTATATTGGGATCTTGATAAAACAGAGGTTTATGAATATCAAAGCATTGGTCTTATTTTGCGTTCAAATTGGCTTTCAGACAGCAATTCTAATGAAATGTCTGGATTTTTACCTGCTATTAAGGATGCAATGATTGAAAAGATGCCTATATTTGGGGACATTAAATATAGAACTTTTCATGATAAAGAGATTTTAGATGTGCCTTTTTATAACTTTGTTTTAACTCCGCTTAAGGGTTCAAAAAATGTTTTGATTCCCAGTTTTTCTTTTAATATTGATTCTGGCCTTGTTAGGGAAACGCCCGAGCTTTTGCTAAAAGTCAAACCGATTCCCAAAGAAGTTAAATCTCTAGCGGTAGGGGCTTTTAGAATTGATTATGAGACTCCAACTTATTTGACAATTGATCAAGATATATTTACTATTTTAATAAAAATTACAGGTCAAGGAAATTTTCCACATTTTTACTTCCCAGAGATTGAAACTTATAACTCTAAAATTCTCAATAAAAAGAAAACTTATAGTTTTAAACCTTCTAAAAGTGGTTACAAGGGCAGTATTTCTCAAATTTATACAGTTAAGCCGGGCACTAAAGGTAGTGTATTTTTAAATATTGGTGATTTTAATTATTTGAATCCCGATAATGGGACAGTTTATACTCTTAAAGGAAAAAAATTGAAGTACGAATATTCAGGAGAGTTTAATAATATAAACAAAATACAAAATAATGTAGATTCTGATTTTAAACTTTTATCTTATGCTGATATTTTGAATTACAAAAATAAAACTTTTTTATTTTTTATTCCATATTGTTATCTACTTTTGATTCCAGGATTTTTGTTATCTTTAGCTATTTTAATTAACTATAAAAAATTTTTTGCAGCATCAAGTTTTGGGCTTGTTATTTTAATATTGGCTGTTGGCATTAGTTTAAATGCTGTAAATGATAGTTTATTGTCAGAAAAGAATATAAATGATTTGATTGAAAATTATAATGCTAAAAATTATGATGCAGCACTTATCAAGATTGATAATATTCTTAAGAAATATCCAAATTATTCAGGGCTTTGGTTAAATAGAGCTCTTGTGTTAAATAAAATGGATAGAGATTTTGATGCTATTTATTCAGCTTATAAGGCATTTTTGGCTTCTCCAAATAATGAAACCCCATATAAGGTTATTGATTTGATTGAAGCTAAAAATGGAGTTACAGATAGTATTCGCAACAATAGTTTTATTTTTTCTAATATTTTTTTTATTATTAGCTTATTTTTAATAAATTTTTTAGTTGTATCTATTGCTTATAGATTTTTGGCAAAAAATTTAAAAAAAATAATTATATTTTTACTTTTTTCTGCGGTTTGTTTTACTATATTTGAAACATATTATTTTTATTCTGAGCAACAATCCGAGGTGGGAATAATTAAGGGTGATTTAGTCTCCCTTTATAAAGTTCCTGACAACTTTTCAAGAAGTTGGAGATTTTTAAAAGGAAATGCAAGTGTTTATATTCTTGATAGCAAAGATGATTTTGTTCTTATTGAAACAAGTTACGGACTTCAAGGTTGGGTTCACAAGAATTTTGTTGTATCTCTAAGAGATAATTTGATCTAAGAGTAAATGTTTACAATGCTTGAAAATTTTTTAAAAAGGTTTTAATTTTATTTTTCCCTGTATACTATTCTACCTTTTGTAAGATCATAAGGAGAAAGTTCAACTTTTACTTTATCACCAGGAACTATTTTTATGAAATGTTTTCGCATTTTTCCAGATAAATGGGCAAGCACAATGTGTTTATTTTTAAGTTCTACTCTAAACATGGTATTAGGAAGGGATTCTTTTACAACTCCTTCAGTTTCAATAGCTTCTTCTTTAATATTCAAGACAACCTCCGAATTTTTCTCTAATAGGATAAATTTTACATGATTAAAGATATCATTTCAATTATTCTTTTTAAGAATAAAAGCATTATTGTTTATTTACATTATAAGAAATTGTGTATATAATTACACGAAGTTTTTTAAAAATGTAATTTATAGGGA
It contains:
- a CDS encoding vWA domain-containing protein, which codes for MLTFNEPLYLFLLVIFPLIIYFNHFFKNRGGKIKFPISLYGNFNSLKLKDYILNLLYFFTYSFLYLAAMVMVFALAGPSVSKKKMIHLSAGADIVIVLDISPSMGAVEFSSKNRLEFSKELIKRFISQRENDNIGLVAFAKDASIVVPITTDRDFFNKKLDDIYIMDLGNGSALGLGISIALSHLKHSEALKRSIVVLTDGVVNSDEIYKDQVINLAQGLNVKIYSIGIGSSEEFGVEFKLRSGKFYQGSLREVYDPSMLVEISNKTGGLFYSVNDDFSFQFAIQDFSKKENLERKIKIAVDNKDIYKEFLILAFCLLLIYFIFSKIFLKEIL
- a CDS encoding vWA domain-containing protein; the encoded protein is MSINNYSALYFFLILIWIVFVCMLDFRRNIPFFKTLSFMYGDKSYIQNYYIKKVLMIMFFIFSLIFLILSILDISWGQRAVEDERSKLRISFIFDISRSMLSVDEGKIINRLESAKNMISLILSNFENAEYSLTIFKGKSLLVLPFSKDKNSLNKMLNYIEPDLISSPGSFLGDAVFSVISSVQDDSYYNFLVILTDGDDWGENNYYRFSKFVNNLKLESFVVGIGGNNPVLFNQNSSIKDKNGNLVKTVINEENLLLLAASLKGSYYNLYLKGINFVVNDIRNGIIRKTSNDIVLVDVSRYKIFLVISLLFIFMYLFVRMIKWDETF
- a CDS encoding tetratricopeptide repeat protein, with the protein product MGRNFLAVLYACFLCLGFLSCSNVKSMSLMAIGNYEYVRGNYQNAISNYYNLVEDKKYSAWGYYNLGIVYYSLGEYESSLRIFSYAKKTNDIFLNFSVNYNEGIIYYNQGLYHKAEMAFKEALKINPNSYNAKYNLELAIIKKRTVRDSLNSLSVEKSKNFVESNENFLRYIENLERVVWLRKIDESLVIPKEDW
- a CDS encoding SH3 domain-containing protein, translating into MVIFFIYFFSIARLYSLTGIDFVKNIKVLRGDKFIQIVRLNNPLQDIDVSLLKVEINKEVQSNSNILSISRTTDNNFSFIEIKVEYLFESLGFIKIPPLKVIYKGDFYLSSEVEVSVLRSDEMNSFGLPVDLYWDLDKTEVYEYQSIGLILRSNWLSDSNSNEMSGFLPAIKDAMIEKMPIFGDIKYRTFHDKEILDVPFYNFVLTPLKGSKNVLIPSFSFNIDSGLVRETPELLLKVKPIPKEVKSLAVGAFRIDYETPTYLTIDQDIFTILIKITGQGNFPHFYFPEIETYNSKILNKKKTYSFKPSKSGYKGSISQIYTVKPGTKGSVFLNIGDFNYLNPDNGTVYTLKGKKLKYEYSGEFNNINKIQNNVDSDFKLLSYADILNYKNKTFLFFIPYCYLLLIPGFLLSLAILINYKKFFAASSFGLVILILAVGISLNAVNDSLLSEKNINDLIENYNAKNYDAALIKIDNILKKYPNYSGLWLNRALVLNKMDRDFDAIYSAYKAFLASPNNETPYKVIDLIEAKNGVTDSIRNNSFIFSNIFFIISLFLINFLVVSIAYRFLAKNLKKIIIFLLFSAVCFTIFETYYFYSEQQSEVGIIKGDLVSLYKVPDNFSRSWRFLKGNASVYILDSKDDFVLIETSYGLQGWVHKNFVVSLRDNLI
- the infA gene encoding translation initiation factor IF-1; translated protein: MNIKEEAIETEGVVKESLPNTMFRVELKNKHIVLAHLSGKMRKHFIKIVPGDKVKVELSPYDLTKGRIVYREK